Proteins from one Leptospira wolffii serovar Khorat str. Khorat-H2 genomic window:
- a CDS encoding Cys-rich protein, with the protein MKKTILISFFLIVASFIGASGLGAQSQACTQICDFYSGCVETKKKLSADEKKKVTAGCLNTCRKNYSAVTACYETHSGQCTAFNSCLMDTYKSKSK; encoded by the coding sequence ATGAAAAAAACAATCCTAATCTCTTTCTTTCTAATCGTTGCAAGTTTTATAGGCGCTTCCGGCCTCGGAGCTCAAAGCCAAGCCTGCACCCAGATCTGCGATTTCTATTCCGGTTGTGTAGAGACCAAGAAAAAGCTGAGCGCAGACGAGAAAAAGAAAGTCACCGCGGGTTGCTTGAATACTTGCCGTAAAAATTATAGCGCGGTTACCGCATGCTATGAAACTCATTCCGGCCAATGCACCGCTTTCAATAGCTGCTTGATGGATACTTACAAATCCAAAAGTAAATAA
- the glnA gene encoding type I glutamate--ammonia ligase — MAKSAAELIAFAKKNNILFYDFRFSDIKGAWHHVSYHVDSVSEDTLKGLPFDGSSIPAWQPIHKSDMQLIPDLDATFVDPFTADPTLVVTCDVWDIYKNQPYEKCPRSIAKKAVKYLETSGIGDTVYFGPENEFFIFDSLKVRDAINIQYYEVDSSEGIWNSHTDMPGSVNTGHRPGTKGGYFPVAPVDSQVDLRADIVKTLHKVGLETFVVHHEVAQGQGEIGVKFGTLIQAADNVQILKYVVKNVAHKWGKTATFMPKPLYGDNGNGMHCHQSIWKNGKNLFAGNGYQGLSETALHYIGGVLKHGKTIAAFTNASTNSYKRLLPGFEAPAILAYSAQNRSACARIPFVQGEKAKRVEFRFPDSSANPYLAFAAQLMAGLDGIQNKIDPGGPREEDLFELSLDEIREKGIQQMPHTLREAVEHMLTGKEIFKKGDVFTEDFIQTYKAYKFETEIWPWEGRPHPFEFLTTYSC; from the coding sequence ATGGCTAAATCTGCCGCAGAATTGATCGCTTTCGCAAAAAAGAATAATATTCTTTTCTACGATTTCCGTTTTTCAGATATCAAAGGTGCTTGGCATCACGTGTCTTACCATGTGGATTCCGTTTCCGAAGATACTCTCAAAGGCCTTCCTTTTGACGGAAGTTCTATTCCCGCTTGGCAGCCGATTCACAAATCGGACATGCAGTTGATTCCCGATCTGGACGCTACTTTTGTCGATCCGTTCACCGCAGACCCTACTTTGGTCGTTACCTGCGACGTTTGGGACATTTATAAAAATCAACCTTACGAAAAATGCCCTCGCTCTATCGCGAAAAAAGCGGTTAAGTATCTGGAAACCTCCGGAATCGGCGACACCGTTTATTTCGGACCGGAAAACGAGTTCTTCATTTTTGACAGCCTTAAGGTTCGTGACGCGATCAATATCCAATACTACGAAGTGGATTCTTCCGAAGGTATTTGGAATTCTCATACCGATATGCCGGGATCCGTTAACACCGGACACCGTCCTGGAACCAAAGGAGGTTACTTCCCTGTAGCTCCTGTGGATTCCCAAGTAGACCTTCGTGCGGATATCGTTAAGACTCTTCACAAAGTAGGTCTGGAGACTTTCGTGGTTCACCACGAAGTAGCTCAAGGACAAGGCGAGATCGGAGTTAAATTCGGAACCTTGATCCAAGCAGCGGACAACGTTCAAATCCTGAAATACGTAGTTAAGAACGTAGCTCACAAATGGGGAAAGACCGCAACCTTCATGCCTAAGCCTCTTTATGGAGACAACGGAAACGGTATGCATTGCCACCAATCCATTTGGAAAAACGGTAAAAACCTGTTTGCTGGTAACGGATACCAAGGATTGAGCGAAACCGCTCTTCACTATATCGGTGGGGTTCTGAAGCACGGTAAAACCATCGCTGCTTTCACTAACGCTTCCACTAACTCTTACAAGAGACTTCTTCCCGGATTCGAAGCTCCTGCGATTCTTGCGTATTCCGCTCAGAACCGTTCGGCTTGCGCTCGCATTCCTTTCGTCCAAGGCGAAAAAGCGAAACGAGTCGAGTTCCGCTTCCCAGATTCTTCCGCTAACCCTTACCTGGCGTTCGCGGCTCAGTTGATGGCAGGACTGGACGGAATCCAGAACAAGATCGATCCGGGTGGTCCTCGTGAGGAAGACCTCTTCGAGCTTTCTTTGGACGAAATCCGCGAGAAAGGAATCCAGCAAATGCCTCACACTCTTAGAGAAGCTGTGGAGCATATGCTTACCGGAAAGGAAATCTTCAAGAAAGGCGATGTATTCACCGAAGATTTCATTCAAACTTACAAGGCTTACAAATTCGAAACCGAGATTTGGCCTTGGGAAGGACGTCCGCATCCTTTCGAATTCCTTACTACTTACTCTTGCTAA
- a CDS encoding alginate export family protein, with protein sequence MLKNNALPNLFPRKRNSSLSLGFLLISLFLSLGVLQGQSQDPPKAEKSEVVQAPEPTPNVKPAASDEKDKEKVKPAETGTTTPLTPPPTDAKDKDKNPPPPYKSPWKGKLDGELLSNLLLTPEHQEAVKKNSNLWLTDNLRFGFQVRPRFENFNNQDFDRSTSDSKNYVTQNTQFWTLLDINESFAMKLTIQDSRLYGGYKDPSGSGYGPTSFTNSIGTTYDTTKAPSNQVPVKNNTDIREAYVIWKDFLPSTKVYIGRQSFSYGDSRIIGARNDSQLGNSFDAIRVAYDTKTWSTHAGYGILAEESNGPNGFNTANSQKVSGAGALNDTYLAFLYNSWKPSEDIVIDLYEVGVIKKYNTTTVATADPNLRTNGRDNLFTTGVRLSNRTASGRSLPAGKSWDWGLEFATQTGSTGQQIAASWDPLHQTIGSGKNKQAAYKETVEHDASFFVAQTGYTYKGFRVGVQYARASGDPNRTDGKSATWDPMFATRSGGFPYFDSGNGIANAAFWANVRTSSVHIQYYDETWGRFIFAIYDIRKDKAQDAWYDGNRTAVTGSSGYDANGNYVTGKTVTGSTENPGNNPFLKNWQPGHRLLLEYDLIYIKQINQYFSIWAGATVLYAGDAIRNQKGSNFDNKSTYFSVTLQFAI encoded by the coding sequence ATGTTAAAAAATAATGCATTACCGAACCTATTCCCGCGAAAGCGGAACTCCTCCCTTTCCCTTGGCTTCCTGCTCATCTCTTTGTTTTTGAGTCTTGGAGTCCTCCAGGGGCAATCCCAAGATCCTCCCAAGGCGGAGAAAAGCGAAGTAGTCCAGGCGCCCGAACCGACTCCTAATGTGAAACCTGCCGCATCGGATGAGAAGGATAAGGAAAAAGTAAAGCCTGCCGAAACAGGTACTACGACTCCTTTAACTCCCCCTCCTACGGATGCTAAAGATAAGGATAAGAATCCTCCGCCTCCCTATAAGAGTCCTTGGAAAGGAAAGCTGGATGGAGAATTGCTGAGCAACCTACTTTTGACTCCGGAGCACCAAGAGGCCGTGAAGAAGAACTCGAATCTTTGGCTGACCGACAATCTCAGATTCGGATTTCAAGTCCGCCCTCGCTTCGAGAATTTCAATAACCAAGACTTCGATCGATCGACCAGCGATTCCAAGAATTACGTCACTCAGAACACCCAATTTTGGACCCTCTTGGATATCAACGAATCCTTCGCCATGAAATTGACGATCCAGGATTCCAGACTTTACGGCGGATATAAGGATCCGAGCGGAAGCGGTTACGGTCCCACAAGTTTTACCAATTCCATCGGAACCACTTACGATACCACAAAGGCCCCGAGCAATCAGGTTCCCGTGAAGAATAATACGGATATCCGAGAAGCCTACGTGATTTGGAAGGACTTCCTACCATCCACCAAGGTTTATATAGGACGCCAGAGTTTTTCTTACGGAGATTCCAGGATCATCGGAGCCCGGAACGATAGCCAGTTGGGGAATTCCTTCGACGCGATCCGTGTCGCATACGATACCAAGACCTGGTCCACGCATGCGGGCTACGGGATCTTAGCGGAGGAGAGTAACGGTCCGAACGGTTTCAATACCGCAAACAGCCAGAAAGTATCCGGCGCCGGTGCATTAAACGATACTTATCTCGCATTCTTATACAATAGTTGGAAGCCTTCCGAAGATATCGTAATCGATTTATACGAAGTAGGGGTGATCAAAAAATACAATACTACTACGGTCGCTACGGCGGATCCGAATCTGAGAACCAACGGCCGGGACAATCTATTTACCACGGGAGTTCGTTTGAGCAATCGGACGGCTTCGGGAAGAAGTTTACCTGCAGGAAAATCCTGGGACTGGGGATTGGAATTCGCAACCCAGACCGGGAGCACGGGACAACAAATTGCCGCCTCCTGGGATCCTTTGCACCAAACCATAGGTTCGGGAAAGAATAAACAGGCAGCCTATAAAGAGACCGTAGAGCACGATGCTTCTTTCTTCGTGGCCCAAACCGGATACACCTATAAGGGATTCCGCGTCGGTGTCCAATACGCTCGTGCTTCCGGAGACCCTAATCGAACCGACGGAAAAAGCGCTACCTGGGATCCCATGTTTGCGACCCGATCGGGAGGATTCCCTTACTTCGACTCGGGAAACGGGATTGCGAACGCCGCCTTTTGGGCGAACGTGAGAACTTCCTCTGTTCATATCCAGTACTACGACGAAACTTGGGGACGTTTTATATTCGCAATCTACGATATTCGTAAGGACAAGGCCCAAGACGCATGGTATGACGGAAACAGGACCGCAGTTACCGGTTCTTCCGGTTACGACGCGAACGGCAATTACGTGACAGGTAAGACCGTAACGGGAAGCACGGAGAACCCGGGCAATAATCCCTTCCTGAAAAATTGGCAACCGGGGCATAGGCTGCTCTTAGAATACGATTTGATTTATATCAAACAAATCAATCAGTACTTCTCGATCTGGGCTGGCGCCACCGTTCTTTATGCGGGAGACGCGATCAGGAACCAGAAAGGCAGTAATTTCGACAATAAGAGTACGTATTTCTCCGTGACTCTCCAGTTCGCCATCTAA
- a CDS encoding protein-disulfide reductase DsbD family protein, translating into MNIIRILNTKRFQLSKGVLSLLVFLISSSVFAESSSASDSWFQKISKGIELGISGPEFTIQTVFLLFAGGLLASLLPCVYPLYPITVGIIQARGESAKSKLFHPLVYYSGLSFMYLCFGFLAGLSGGAFNTILRYPTTNLALAGIIFLLGLASVGLLHLPIVPPKEVKGGQGWKGTFALGMGAGMLSSPCVGPVVVAILIQVTAGVQSVTLSSLALSAFKMALFGFGLGLPFLILGVFGLSLPKTGKWTRWMQAILAFFVFYFAWLYYKKAMESWSVSSELSFGILAAILGIVGTIFFLQSKKSHKTERMKRALLVTGFVCCTAILIRLVGWGGAGLAPKKDVVEEHGNLEWHRLSETAFELAKSEDRLVFADFYADWCSNCKAFEDLTLSDPSLNETLRKAVLLKIRDDDKDFLGYEGDPRFPELKIGLPFFVIFSPEGKVLFKTTNYLNTADMVRTLRGETIHAVGD; encoded by the coding sequence ATGAACATTATCCGGATCTTAAATACGAAAAGGTTCCAGCTATCCAAGGGAGTTCTTTCTCTTCTTGTCTTTCTAATTTCTTCTTCCGTCTTTGCGGAATCTTCAAGCGCATCCGACTCCTGGTTCCAAAAAATCAGTAAAGGGATCGAACTCGGAATTTCCGGTCCTGAGTTCACCATCCAAACGGTTTTCCTTCTATTTGCGGGCGGGCTTTTAGCGAGCCTTCTTCCTTGCGTTTATCCTCTGTATCCGATCACTGTAGGTATTATCCAAGCGCGGGGAGAGAGCGCAAAGAGTAAGCTCTTTCATCCTCTAGTCTATTATTCCGGCCTGTCTTTCATGTATCTTTGTTTCGGTTTCTTGGCCGGACTTTCGGGAGGAGCCTTCAACACTATTCTCCGTTACCCGACCACGAATTTGGCTCTCGCAGGTATTATCTTTCTTTTAGGACTCGCTTCCGTAGGTTTGCTCCATTTGCCTATCGTACCTCCCAAGGAAGTAAAAGGGGGGCAGGGATGGAAAGGCACATTCGCCTTGGGGATGGGTGCCGGGATGCTTTCTTCTCCTTGTGTGGGACCCGTGGTAGTCGCAATTCTCATCCAAGTTACGGCCGGCGTCCAGTCCGTGACACTTTCCTCCTTAGCCTTGTCCGCCTTTAAGATGGCTCTTTTCGGATTCGGATTGGGGCTTCCTTTTTTGATCCTGGGTGTCTTTGGTCTTTCCCTACCTAAAACGGGCAAATGGACCAGATGGATGCAGGCAATTCTAGCCTTCTTCGTTTTCTATTTCGCCTGGTTATATTATAAAAAAGCGATGGAATCCTGGTCCGTTTCCTCCGAATTGTCTTTCGGAATCTTGGCGGCGATTTTAGGTATCGTTGGAACTATTTTCTTTCTCCAGTCCAAAAAGTCGCATAAGACGGAGAGAATGAAACGTGCGCTCCTCGTTACCGGATTCGTTTGTTGTACAGCAATTTTAATTCGCTTAGTGGGTTGGGGCGGCGCGGGTCTCGCTCCTAAAAAAGACGTGGTGGAAGAGCACGGTAATCTGGAATGGCATCGTCTTTCCGAAACCGCATTCGAACTCGCAAAAAGCGAAGATAGGCTCGTATTCGCCGATTTTTATGCGGATTGGTGTTCCAATTGTAAGGCATTTGAGGACTTGACTCTTTCGGATCCTTCTTTGAATGAAACTCTTCGTAAGGCAGTGCTTTTAAAGATTAGGGACGACGATAAGGATTTTTTGGGATACGAAGGGGATCCTAGATTTCCCGAACTCAAGATAGGATTGCCTTTCTTCGTGATATTCTCTCCCGAGGGAAAGGTTTTGTTCAAGACCACCAATTATTTGAATACTGCGGATATGGTTCGTACTCTACGCGGAGAAACGATTCACGCGGTAGGGGATTAA
- a CDS encoding prolipoprotein diacylglyceryl transferase, translated as MLDAIKIPGLYEFVRKYISSDWQGLSTFSILVVIAFLSASYLLPKELERKKLQPEHADWLLILGVFGTLVGAKIFFIFEIWDQIFVETPGFDGKYLYPLTHKNGFPGRPGLWSSLFSGSGLVFYGGFLFGILFITLYMIRYKLDVKAYLDAAVPSMALGYAIGRLGCFVSGDGCYGFSTDAHIPLLVWTYGPETAHPSGVPVWNTPVIEAAVSFLFFLYFQKWARFQNFRKFGLGAQYLILHGLARLGVEFLRVNKAVIPFIDPPELVNIPAKDGNPAFLSGYYWHGFSQSQYVSIAIILVGLYFFVKWKLWEKEPAAPVEAKA; from the coding sequence ATGTTAGACGCAATCAAAATTCCGGGACTCTACGAGTTCGTCAGGAAATATATCAGCAGTGATTGGCAGGGCCTATCCACATTCAGTATATTAGTGGTCATAGCGTTTCTCTCCGCCTCGTATTTATTGCCTAAAGAATTGGAACGTAAGAAATTGCAGCCGGAGCATGCGGATTGGCTTCTTATCCTCGGAGTATTCGGAACCTTGGTAGGAGCTAAGATCTTCTTCATCTTCGAAATCTGGGATCAGATCTTCGTAGAGACTCCGGGCTTTGACGGCAAATACCTTTACCCTCTAACCCATAAAAACGGATTTCCAGGGCGTCCGGGTCTTTGGTCTAGCTTATTCTCAGGAAGCGGGCTTGTCTTCTACGGAGGATTTCTCTTCGGGATCCTATTCATCACTCTGTATATGATCCGTTATAAACTGGATGTGAAGGCTTATTTAGATGCAGCGGTTCCCAGTATGGCGCTTGGTTATGCTATCGGTCGTTTAGGTTGCTTTGTATCCGGAGACGGATGTTACGGTTTCTCTACGGACGCTCATATTCCGCTGCTTGTTTGGACTTACGGGCCGGAAACGGCTCATCCTTCGGGAGTCCCGGTCTGGAATACACCCGTGATCGAAGCGGCGGTTTCCTTCTTATTCTTCTTATATTTCCAAAAATGGGCCAGATTCCAGAACTTCCGTAAATTCGGACTAGGCGCCCAATATCTGATTCTTCACGGGCTCGCTCGTTTAGGAGTGGAATTTCTAAGGGTAAATAAGGCGGTGATCCCCTTCATCGATCCTCCGGAACTAGTGAATATCCCCGCGAAGGACGGAAACCCTGCGTTCCTAAGCGGATACTACTGGCACGGATTCTCCCAATCCCAGTACGTATCGATCGCGATCATCCTGGTGGGACTTTACTTTTTCGTAAAATGGAAACTTTGGGAAAAGGAACCGGCAGCTCCGGTAGAAGCGAAAGCTTAG
- a CDS encoding M23 family metallopeptidase: protein MTIEAKFEDRPSARERLKIKYLRFRSAWFKIKEKGSRKISFLLVPHDNEAVLNVELSVFMALFLGAISVLLFVLASAFVVYMNFFFVPNRELIRETDNNVGLFLYYNSLLKDAKKEISGLEKKTEQLNLVAWDEVPWKRILTFDYVPEFSLRKDIPESSTNMNLYQDTVEGFAERNIELYKIKHAFQNAFDYLEERESILYAMPRGRPLKPGVGFVTSTFGGRVDPFGLVEMGEFHSGIDFAAGEGTPIYATAPGIIEDNGQSAGGLGKSIRINHMNGFYTVYGHCSVVLVTKGQIVNRGELIGHVGSTGKATGPHVHYEVHIGYDPPMDPAEFVNME from the coding sequence ATGACGATCGAGGCAAAGTTCGAAGACCGCCCCAGCGCCCGAGAAAGGCTGAAGATCAAGTATCTTCGATTCCGCTCGGCTTGGTTCAAAATCAAAGAAAAAGGGTCTAGAAAAATTTCTTTCCTACTCGTTCCCCACGATAACGAGGCAGTTTTGAACGTGGAACTCAGCGTTTTTATGGCTCTCTTTCTGGGCGCGATCTCTGTGCTACTTTTCGTCTTGGCCAGCGCCTTCGTGGTGTATATGAATTTCTTTTTCGTGCCGAATCGGGAACTAATCCGAGAGACGGACAATAATGTGGGTCTGTTTCTCTATTATAACTCCCTTCTCAAAGACGCGAAAAAAGAAATTTCAGGTCTGGAAAAAAAGACGGAGCAACTCAATCTAGTTGCCTGGGACGAAGTTCCTTGGAAAAGAATTCTCACATTCGACTACGTTCCCGAATTCAGTCTTCGTAAAGATATTCCGGAATCCTCCACCAATATGAACCTATATCAGGATACGGTCGAAGGTTTTGCGGAGAGAAACATAGAATTATACAAGATCAAGCATGCCTTCCAAAACGCATTCGACTATCTGGAAGAAAGAGAATCGATTCTATATGCGATGCCTAGAGGTCGTCCTCTCAAACCGGGAGTCGGATTCGTGACCTCCACTTTCGGAGGGCGAGTGGATCCATTCGGTCTGGTGGAAATGGGCGAGTTCCACTCCGGGATCGATTTTGCCGCAGGAGAAGGAACTCCTATTTATGCTACGGCTCCGGGTATAATCGAAGACAACGGTCAGTCCGCAGGGGGACTCGGAAAAAGCATACGAATCAATCACATGAACGGATTTTATACCGTCTACGGACACTGTTCCGTAGTCTTGGTCACCAAGGGTCAAATCGTGAATCGAGGAGAACTCATAGGACATGTGGGCTCCACAGGAAAAGCCACGGGGCCTCACGTACATTATGAAGTGCATATCGGCTACGATCCGCCTATGGATCCCGCCGAATTCGTGAATATGGAGTAA
- the pcnB gene encoding polynucleotide adenylyltransferase PcnB, translating into MKFLSNLFKKKIGSVDDILIYPEGRRYYRDAHPIRKNMIDEDAVKIIHRLHKFGYKAYIVGGGVRDLLLGRKPKDFDVVTNATPNQIKKIFNNCRIIGRRFKIVHILFKGKVIEVSTFRSLPEHRFGKPVEDQDYLIKRDNKFGTPQEDAARRDFTINALYYDIRNDSIVDYVGGFEDITGRQLRVIGNPEISFREDPVRMLRAVKFAVLLGLKIDKGTSKSIKKNVSELEKASTSRMLEEYNKIFRTWRTSLIFNGMAQNYLLEVLFKEAFEKERKKNPNFGEDFLETRIGKRLVIADKLLSEREELTPQIFYALIFTDLVQEAISKKGGHLVASLKTSLEPIFQRLGTPKKDKERLIKVFASQDRFYRTEDDKASQNNFFRKKDFFYDAFYVFKINAIAENNDQALQSAFFWEISLRKRPVLPSSKREGGGERERGDRPKNRRDREGRGGGGRRPDRRNRPKNNSEESGSSVSDDSGKNDSDSSED; encoded by the coding sequence ATGAAATTCCTGTCCAATCTCTTCAAGAAAAAAATAGGATCCGTCGACGACATTCTTATTTATCCGGAGGGACGGAGATACTACAGGGATGCGCATCCAATTCGTAAGAATATGATCGACGAGGACGCGGTGAAAATCATCCACCGCCTCCATAAATTCGGATACAAAGCCTATATCGTGGGCGGAGGAGTTCGCGACCTTCTTCTCGGAAGAAAGCCGAAGGATTTCGACGTCGTTACGAACGCGACTCCGAATCAAATTAAGAAAATCTTTAATAACTGTAGGATCATCGGACGCAGATTCAAGATCGTCCATATTCTATTCAAAGGGAAGGTGATCGAAGTCAGTACTTTTCGTTCTCTTCCCGAACATCGTTTCGGAAAGCCGGTAGAGGATCAGGATTATCTCATCAAGAGAGACAATAAATTCGGAACTCCTCAAGAGGATGCGGCTCGTCGCGACTTCACTATCAACGCGTTATACTACGATATCAGAAACGATTCCATCGTGGATTATGTGGGCGGATTCGAAGATATTACCGGCCGCCAACTCCGAGTGATCGGAAATCCGGAGATCTCCTTTCGAGAAGATCCTGTAAGAATGTTGCGTGCGGTTAAGTTCGCGGTTCTTCTAGGGCTCAAGATCGACAAGGGAACTTCGAAATCCATAAAGAAGAACGTATCCGAATTGGAGAAAGCTTCCACCTCTAGAATGTTGGAGGAATACAATAAGATCTTCCGCACTTGGAGAACGTCCCTTATCTTTAACGGGATGGCCCAGAATTATCTCTTAGAAGTTCTGTTTAAGGAAGCTTTCGAAAAGGAAAGAAAGAAAAATCCGAATTTCGGAGAGGACTTTCTTGAGACACGTATCGGAAAGCGATTGGTTATCGCCGACAAGTTATTGTCGGAAAGAGAGGAACTCACTCCTCAGATTTTCTACGCATTGATATTCACGGATTTGGTCCAAGAAGCCATCTCCAAAAAAGGGGGGCATTTGGTCGCCTCTCTCAAAACTTCCTTGGAGCCCATCTTCCAGAGATTGGGGACTCCTAAAAAGGACAAGGAAAGGCTGATCAAAGTATTTGCCTCCCAGGACCGTTTTTATAGAACCGAGGACGATAAGGCTTCTCAAAATAATTTCTTCCGCAAGAAAGACTTTTTCTACGACGCGTTTTACGTTTTTAAGATCAATGCGATCGCGGAAAACAACGACCAGGCTTTACAATCCGCATTCTTCTGGGAAATTTCTTTGCGTAAGAGACCTGTGCTTCCTTCTTCCAAAAGAGAAGGAGGAGGGGAGCGGGAGCGCGGAGATCGTCCTAAAAATCGTAGGGACAGGGAAGGACGCGGAGGAGGAGGGCGTAGGCCGGATCGCCGGAATCGACCTAAAAATAACTCCGAAGAATCAGGTTCCTCCGTTTCTGATGACTCCGGTAAGAACGATTCGGATTCTTCCGAAGATTGA